The genomic region GCTCGGCGTCGTGGAGGCTCATCGTCGCCAGGAAACCTCGTGGCCCAACCAGGCGCTGCAGCCGACGTGCAACCCTTCGCTTCGCTACGGGCCGCACGCGGCTGAGCTTAGGCGTTGGGCCTCAAGGCCTGGAGCACGTCTATCCTCGAAGTTGTATGTTGTCCATCCTCAGCTAGGAGTTGGCTTATGAAACGCACTTTCTTGCTTGGCGCAGTACTCCTCTTCGGCTCGACGGCGCAAGCCTCGGACAGTTCGCCGCAAAGCTTTGACTACAGCTCCGTGAGCCGTCTCGCGGTCCTTTGGGATTCGCAGGCGCTCTGGTATGGCGTGCTCCCGGAAGTCGTTACAACCGGAGAGGAACTAGCAGCCTACTTGGCCGCGAGGGTTCCGAGCCAGGCCGCCGCTGTAAGCGGGAATCCATCAGCGCCGATCTTCACTATTCTGCTGGGCAACCACGAAGGTGTGGAGGAGGTCGCGGTTGGGCGCAACTGGATCTCCAACGCATACGGGGTTCGGTCCCTGACGGCCGAGGAATTTTCCCGTATCGAACGCTTTGTTCTCGACCGCCCCGAGGACAACCGAATCAGCGAGGCGAGCGGTACGTCAAGCCTTTTTGAGTATTCATACTCATATGTCGCAGACGCCGGCCCGGTCCGCGACTCGCGCGTAGCGCGCAATTGAGGCCCAACAGTCGCTTCCAGCCGACGTCCCCTGCCTCCGGGGCTTCACCCCTATGGCAGGGCCGCGGCTGAAGCGGGGCGTTGGGCCTTAAAAGCGGAAAAGCTATGCGCTTGTCGCATCCTTGTATGCTTTTAGCACGGCATTCATCTTTGTCTGCCAGCCTGTGCCAAGCGTGCGGTACCACTCAAGTACATCCGCGTCCACACGCAATGCAATTTGCTCCTTGCGCTCATGCTCTGCCTTCTTCGGACGGCCGCGCTTCGCGCGAAACTCCGTCAGTCCATGATGCGCAATCGCCCCGTCCCAGAAGGATTGAACGGCGGCTTTGTCATGCACGTCATAGGGCACGTCAGTTTGAGGGGTATGCTCGGAAATACGCTTCTTGCTCATGGGGCTCTGCCTCTCTGCACGAGATCAGTCGCGGGCCGTCGTCTCTGTCGGTCCACACCAGTACCACAACCCTGCCTTTCAACCAGCCCAGGCTCACCAATCTCTGCTCGCCGTACTCCTCGCGGGTGTCTTCGCGCGTGAGCATAGGGCCATCAAACACTGCCTCGCATTCAGCAAGGTCGATCTTGTGTTTGCGCTGGTTCCTGCTCCGCTTTGCAGGGTCATAGCTCATGCCATTTATCGTATATGCGTTTATTACGGCCGGCAAGAGGCTTGGTCTCAGCGAGCGGCGCTGGCCCAACCCAACCATGCCTTCCAGCCGACGTATTTGCCGCCGCTTCGCCGCCAAATCCGCGGCTGAAGGCGAGCGTTGAGGCTGTAGAAAAACTCTGGAGACCTACGATGAAGCCGAAAAATCAGCGGAAAGTGCTTACGAGAACGGCCTTGGTCTCTCGGCATCCGCGAAAAGCATTTCAGGCCACTCTCGCGAGCGTTCTGCGACGCCTCGCAGAGGATCGGGGTTTTTTTCTACATCCTCGTTGGACATCATGAAGAAGGTTGCGATCATATTCGGGGCAATTTTCGCTGTCCCGCTTATTGCCTATGGCGTGCTGACAGCAAGATCGCTTTTTTGGGGGCGCCGATCTCTCGGCGAGCAATGGCGTGCGTACCGAGTACATCTTTCGCTTCGGAGAGGACCGCCAAGTGCATATCAACGATACCTTTAGCCAGATATCGAGAGCTTGGGATGGAAGCCCCTCGCACATCGAAACAAAAATGGTTTGCGTACCATAGTCTTCGTTGAGCCAGCGATCCTAAAAACCAATACAGACTCCATCGAGCCTCAAGCCGGCTACGTGAAGCTTAAGGGGTACATGGGTGTTATCTCAGAAGACACTGAGTTCCTGGTTGATGCGAAAGGCGTCATTAGCAGCACAACATGGCATGGAGGGTAGATGCCCAACCATCGGTTCCACCCGGCGTCCCTGCCGCCGCTTCGCGCCGTCAGGGCCGCGGCTGAAGGCGGGCCTTGGGTATGTGAAAATCAGCGACGTTTTCTTAACGGAGAGCCAGCATGAGTTATAAGGGCAGTTGCCATTGTGGGCACATCAACTTTGAGGTCGAGGGCACTTTTGACACGGCGATGGAGTGCAACTGTTCGCATTGCAGCCGCAAGGGCTACCTCCTCTGGTTCGTGCCTCGTTCACAGTTCACTCTGCACTCACCGCAGGAATCCATGGCCGTTTACAAGTTCAATAAGCACGTTATCAAACACTATTTCTGCCCCAAGTGCGGCTGCGCGCCCTTTGGCCACGGCGTTTCTAACGGCGTTGAAATGGCGGCCATAAATGTTCGCTGCCTTGAGGGAGTGGAGTTATCGTCCATCAAGCGCACGTATGTTGATGGGCGCTCCCTTTAGTTTACGTCGCACGTGCCCAATCGGGTAAGGGCTGATGTTTAATCAGCCTGCCCACACCACCCGGCATGCGGGTCCGCACCGGGCGGTTCAGAACCGCTGTTCGCGATGTCTCAGACATGGCCTTGCGCCTGCATCCATAGGCCGCGAAAGCTGAGCAATCCCTGTTGCTTCAATCACGCGTTGCTCATTCCGCTTTGTAGTGCCGGCGCACCCGCCTTCGGATCCAGTCGTCGATGCCCGGCACCGGCCGGTAGTCTTGCGAAATGCCGAAATAGCCCGCCCAGCCTCGCAGGTAGTGCGCGAGCTGCGCCATGCGGTAGGCCATCGAGACGCCCTAGCTCCGTCCCGTCAGTTGACGGACTCGCTGCCGGAACGCCGTCGGGCATTTCTCCGACCAGCGAAGCTTGGTCCCTCGAAAGGGAAATCCGAGGAATTCTGCGTCGTTGGCCGGAGTCACTCGGCTCTTGTGCTCGTTGACGGGCAGCTTCCGCTTGTGCTGCAGCCACCGCGTCAGGCTGGCATTGACGCGTTCGCCGGCCCGCTGACTGTTGACCAGGACGAGAAGGTCATCGGCATACCGCGCGAAGCAGTGTCCCCGGGCCTCCAATTCCTTGTCCAGATCGTCCAGCAGAATATTGGCCAGCAGCGGCGACAATAGCCTACCGTTTACAAGGACTTAGGACGGGCGGCTATCCTTTTCTACCTTCTGCTTCTGCACAAGAGCCTGGAAATCGTGCTTTGCTTAGCCTCGTCCAGGCCATCACCCTAAACAAGTAGCCCTCTGATTTAAGGTCATACCCGTGACCAAGAAGACCAGCGAATCACCAGCCTCCCGTTTGCGCGCCGCCCGCTCGCATGTAAAGGTCGCTCCCTGAGCCCGGGACTGTGGATACGATTGATGACTGAGCCCAATACACCGAACGCCAATGGCCCGAGCGGTGCCGAGCCGCGCCCGATGAGCAGCTGGGAGCGCGTGGGCTTCGTGCTGATCGCCTGCGGCATGCTCGTGGCGCTGACCACTGCGATTCCCCTCGCAACTTGGGGGGCGGCTGCGATTACCACAGGCTTCGTGCTCTTCGTCATCGGACGGTTCACGAATTTCGGGCGCAAGCCCCCGGCCGACTGAGCGGCGTCGCTATCAGGGTGGCGCTTCGCGCCAGTTGGCGTGTGTGCTCCAGAATTCGACACTGCGGCGGTAGGCTTCGCGGTCCAGTGGTACTCCGGAGCCGCCCTCGTCCACACCCAGTGCATTGCGCATCATCGTAATTGGTGCCATCGGCACTTCCTCCGGCAGATCGGTTGCCATGCAGCCGACGATTCCCCACTCCGCCGCGATCGATTCGCCTTCCTTCTGCAGCTGTTCGCGGTCGTAGACGATCACGATCAGGTAGCTCGCAAGCGACGGACTGACACCTTCGAACCAGCGGTTCAGAACCGGCAGCTCATCGCGTGTACGGGCCTCGTAGGCCGACTTCAGCAGGTGGGCGTTGCCGGGCGTGATTGCTACGGTGGTGCAGCGTGTCTGCGTCCAGTTGCGATAAACGCGCAGCTGACAGAAAGGCGCATAGCCCTCGAGCACCTTGAACGGCGCCACTTCATTCACGTGTTGCTGGAAGGCCTCCGGGCTGCAACCGTCGATGGCGTTGCGGCGACCAGAGCGCGGAAACAGTCGAATTCGGGCAAATTGCGTCAGTTCAATCGACACTGCAGAAATCGCATCGAAACCAGCCATCAACATACTTGGACTTGCGACCGATGGGCAGCCCTGCTCGCGCTCGACTCCGCGCAGCGCGAACTCTACAGTTGGTGCACAGAACAACGGCCGAACCCGGTCCAGCGGTGCGGCACGACTACAGAAAAACTGGAGGACCTCCGTGCTGAACCGTCTGATCACCGCCATTGTCCGTGTGTTCGAACGATGGCTGCCCGATTCCTTCGTGATCGCCGTGCTGCTGACGCTGCTGACGTTCGCGCTGGCGATCGGGCTGACGGACACCACACCGATCGGCGCGGTCGAAGCCTGGGGCGATGGTTTCTGGAACCTGCTCGCGTTCACCAATCAGATCGCCCTCACCCTGCTGCTGGGGTATGCGCTGGCCAGCACGCGCCCGGTCAACGCGCTGCTGCTGCGCACCGCAGGTCTGGTGCGTTCGGCGCGCATGGCTTATATCACGGTATGCCTGCTGACCGGACTGATCGCGCTGCTGTCCTGGTCGACCGCGCTGGTTGCCGCCGGGATCATGTCGCGCGCGGTCGGCGAAGCCTGTCGCCAGCGTGGCATTCACGTGCACTATCCGCTACTGGTGGCATCGGCGTTTTCCGGATTCGTGGTCTGGCATCAGGGCATCTCGGCATCGATCGGTCTGACGATCGCCACACCGGGGCATTTCCTGCAAGACCAGATCGGCATCATTCCGACCTCGGAGACGCTGTTTTCCCTTTGGAATCTGCTGACCGTGACGGCGATCCTGCTGAGCCTGCCGGTGCTCATGGCCCTGCTGCACCCCCGGGACCCGGCGCAGATCACGGAAATTCCGGACCATCTGATGCGCGAGATGCAGCCGGACCCGGATACCGACGGTGAAACCAGGGCGACGGCCACACCGGCGCTGCGCCTCGAACGCTCGCGTCTGCTCGCCCTGGCGATCGCCGTGCTCGGGCTGGTCTATCTGTACATCCACTACATCGCACGCGGCGACGGGCTGACGCTCAACCTGATGAACTTCAGCCTGCTGACGGTGGGGATACTTTGCGCCGGAAACCTTGACCGCTATGCCCGCATCACCGTGGATGGCGGCCGCATCGCCGCGCCGTTTCTAGTTCAGTACCCGTTCTATGCGGGCATCGCGGGGCTGATCGCCAGTTCCGGCCTGGGCGCCATGGTGGTGGCTGCCTGCGCCTCGGTGGCGGATGCCGACAGCCTGCCGCTGTTCGCCTTCTTCAGCGGCGGCCTGCTCAACGTCTTCATTCCTTCGGGCGGTGCCCAATGGGCGGTCCAGGGGCCGATCATGATGACGGTGGCGGACCAGATCGGCGCGTCGCTGCCGGCCACCGCGATGGCGGTGTCGCTGGGTGACGAATGGACCAACCTCATCCAGCCGCTGATCATGCTGCCGGTACTGACCCTGGCCCGGGTCAGCGCACGGTCCGTGATGGGCTATTCGTTCGTGGCGTTGCTGTGGTCGGGCCTGATCTTTGTGGTGTCGCTCAGCGTGATCTGAAGTACGTCGACGCGCCGGGCCTCATCGAGCAGCGGCGGCGAAGCGGCGATGCTCCACCATCAGGCAACGATCCTGCACCACGTCGATTCCGGCATCCGCAAGCCGCCGCGCGACGGCATCCTTGCGAATCCCGAGCTGCATCCACACTGCGCGTGGACGCTTGAGCAGGATGTCATCGACATGCGCATCGATATCCGCCGGCCGACGAAAGATGTTGACCAGATCGACGTCCTGCGGAATGTCTGCCAGCCGGCGGTAGACCGGCTCACCCAGTATCCGCTCAACTTCAGGGTAATAGACCGGCACCGGGATCACCCTCAGCCCCGCCTCCACCAAGTACTTTGGCACATAGAAGGCCGCCTGTCCGGCTTGCACTTCGGTCTTGATACCGAGCACGGCG from Gammaproteobacteria bacterium harbors:
- a CDS encoding BrnA antitoxin family protein is translated as MSKKRISEHTPQTDVPYDVHDKAAVQSFWDGAIAHHGLTEFRAKRGRPKKAEHERKEQIALRVDADVLEWYRTLGTGWQTKMNAVLKAYKDATSA
- a CDS encoding BrnT family toxin, whose amino-acid sequence is MSYDPAKRSRNQRKHKIDLAECEAVFDGPMLTREDTREEYGEQRLVSLGWLKGRVVVLVWTDRDDGPRLISCREAEPHEQEAYFRAYPSN
- a CDS encoding GFA family protein — protein: MSYKGSCHCGHINFEVEGTFDTAMECNCSHCSRKGYLLWFVPRSQFTLHSPQESMAVYKFNKHVIKHYFCPKCGCAPFGHGVSNGVEMAAINVRCLEGVELSSIKRTYVDGRSL
- a CDS encoding DUF3228 family protein, yielding MSIELTQFARIRLFPRSGRRNAIDGCSPEAFQQHVNEVAPFKVLEGYAPFCQLRVYRNWTQTRCTTVAITPGNAHLLKSAYEARTRDELPVLNRWFEGVSPSLASYLIVIVYDREQLQKEGESIAAEWGIVGCMATDLPEEVPMAPITMMRNALGVDEGGSGVPLDREAYRRSVEFWSTHANWREAPP
- a CDS encoding TIGR00366 family protein, coding for MLNRLITAIVRVFERWLPDSFVIAVLLTLLTFALAIGLTDTTPIGAVEAWGDGFWNLLAFTNQIALTLLLGYALASTRPVNALLLRTAGLVRSARMAYITVCLLTGLIALLSWSTALVAAGIMSRAVGEACRQRGIHVHYPLLVASAFSGFVVWHQGISASIGLTIATPGHFLQDQIGIIPTSETLFSLWNLLTVTAILLSLPVLMALLHPRDPAQITEIPDHLMREMQPDPDTDGETRATATPALRLERSRLLALAIAVLGLVYLYIHYIARGDGLTLNLMNFSLLTVGILCAGNLDRYARITVDGGRIAAPFLVQYPFYAGIAGLIASSGLGAMVVAACASVADADSLPLFAFFSGGLLNVFIPSGGAQWAVQGPIMMTVADQIGASLPATAMAVSLGDEWTNLIQPLIMLPVLTLARVSARSVMGYSFVALLWSGLIFVVSLSVI
- a CDS encoding CoA-binding protein; translation: MNANKHLIEDEGGIDRLLAETRSIAVLGIKTEVQAGQAAFYVPKYLVEAGLRVIPVPVYYPEVERILGEPVYRRLADIPQDVDLVNIFRRPADIDAHVDDILLKRPRAVWMQLGIRKDAVARRLADAGIDVVQDRCLMVEHRRFAAAAR